The following are encoded together in the Chiroxiphia lanceolata isolate bChiLan1 chromosome 8, bChiLan1.pri, whole genome shotgun sequence genome:
- the LZTS2 gene encoding leucine zipper putative tumor suppressor 2, whose protein sequence is MAIVQTLPVPLEAAAEGATQLRAAACSPPATMGSVGSLLPVRPRHDHTSQPCDGDPSTTFCKQEGLLQATSEEPRVSGPIVTHSYANGGFCGDWLDASSPASPCSDSDELRDDQAPSDHLRGPPPKLIPVSGKLEENVEKTLIRPMAFKPVVSKLRSAQPGTRLGLSESQVSLTHLLGVEKPGSLSCRASTLSDSGRNSLSSLPTYSTGCSQHPEVGALPTTPHGPLDPPVGCRPSNSDSGRSSSSKSTGSLSGRGRPSSESGSCGRSPLPGEEVMLVRELEEKLREREAELRLLRDSLDENEVAICQVYEEKQRRCEQELEGLRQRCVAQARQAAHAAQRGQQVLQLQVLQLQQEKKQLQEDLAQLLQERELLERRCASFQRERTELAPRLEETKWEVCQKSGEISLLKQQLKEAQAELAQRGAELLGLRAQLREARAQLQAGERRAQGLQEAARLKALELEVCANELQRRKSEADLFRAKAGRLEQEVVGLREAARGRCPPPGEGCPPPGEGCPPPGEEPRGSAGLRRQLERLRAEVALERRRGQEQRDAFEQERGTWQGEKERVIRYQKQLQYSYIQMYRRNRRLEQRLQHLRLQGEDPLPEPCDPPDPPFEEITATEI, encoded by the exons ATGGCCATCGTGCAGACGCTGCCAGTGCCCCTTGAGGCCGCTGCCGAGGGAGCCACACAGCTccgtgctgctgcctgctcGCCCCCTGCCACCATGGGCAGTGTGGGCAGCCTCCTGCCTGTCCGACCTCGCCATGACCACACCAGCCAGCCCTGTGATGGGGACCCCTCCACCACCTTCTGCAAGCAGGaggggctgctccaggccaCTTCTGAGGAGCCCCGTGTGTCTGGGCCCATCGTCACCCACTCCTATGCCAACGGTGGCTTCTGTGGTGACTGGCTTGATgcctcctctcctgccagccCGTGCAGTGACTCAGATGAGCTCCGTGATGACCAAGCACCAAGTGATCACCTTCGAGGGCCACCCCCCAAGCTCATCCCTGTCTCTGGCAAGCTGGAAGAG AATGTGGAGAAAACCCTGATCCGCCCCATGGCCTTCAAGCCAGTGGTATCCAAGCTTCGGAGTGCCCAGCCAGGCACACGCCTGGGGCTCTCAGAGAGCCAGGTGAGCCTCACCCACTTGCTGGGTGTCGAGAAGCCTGGCTCTCTGAGCTGCCGTGCCAGCACCCTCTCCGACTCTGGGCGCaactccctctccagcctgcccACCTACAGCACGGGCTGCAGCCAGCACCCAGAGGTGGGTGCCCTGCCGACCACCCCCCATGGCCCCCTTGATCCTCCGGTGGGCTGCCGCCCCTCCAACTCGGACAGCGGGCGCTCGTCCTCCAGCAAGAGCACGGGCTCGCTGAGCGGCCGGGGCCGGCCCTCCTCAGAGAGTGGCTCCTGTGGGCGCTCGCCTCTGCCTGGTGAGGAGGTCATGCTGGTGCGGGAGCTGGAGGAAAAGCTGCGGGAGAGGGAGGCTGAGCTGCGGCTCCTGCGTGACAGCCTGGACGAGAATGAGGTGGCCATTTGCCAG GTGTATGAGGAGAAGCAGCGTCGGtgtgagcaggagctggaagggctGCGGCAGCGCTGTGTGGCCCAGGCACGGCAGGCGGCCCACGCGGCGCAGCGGGGGCAACaggtcctgcagctccaggtgctgcagctgcagcaggagaagaagcagctgcaggaggacttGGCCCAGCTTCTGCAGGAgcgggagctgctggagcggcGCTGCGCCTCCTTCCAGCGGGAGCGCACTGAGCTGGCACCCCGTCTGGAGGAGACCAAGTGGGAG GTGTGCCAGAAGTCGGGGGAGATCtctctgctgaagcagcagctgaaggaggcgcaggcagagctggcacagcgGGGCGcggagctgctggggctgcgGGCTCAGCTGCGGGAGGCACGGGCGCAGCTGCAGGCAGGCGAGCGGcgggcacaggggctgcaggaggccGCCCGCCTCAAGGCGCTGGAGCTGGAGGTCTGCGCCAACGAACTGCAACGCCGCAAGAGCGAGGCCGACCTCTTCCGTGCCAAAGCCGGCcggctggagcaggaggtggtggGGCTGCGGGAAGCCGCCCGTGGGCGATGCCCACCACCTGGCGAAGGGTGTCCCCCACCTGGCGAGGGATGCCCCCCACCCGGCGAGGAGCCTCGGGGCAGTGCGGGGCTGCGGCGGCAGCTGGAGCGGCTGCGTGCGGAGGTGGCCCTGGAGCGGCGGCGTGGACAGGAGCAGCGGGATGCCTTCGAGCAGGAACGTGGCACGTGGCAGGGTGAGAAGGAGCGGGTCATCCGCTACCAGAAGCAGCTGCAATACAGCTACATCCAGATGTACCGGCGCAACCGGCGGCTGGAGCAGCGGCTCCAGCATCTCCGGCTTCAGGGCGAGGACCCTCTGCCCGAACCCTGTGATCCCCCTGACCCACCCTTTGAGGAGATCACGGCCACTGAGATCTGA
- the TWNK gene encoding twinkle protein, mitochondrial isoform X2, with amino-acid sequence MALVPLRPGRAAGRLLPVFCGGTRSKGASLSPGVPGRLGQRRYKKDVLPSPEGPVPSVSITEIRQYLRAHDIPFHDGYSCLHTPSFFTAGHADQPPQTAGSAPYTLFIDKTTGSFLCTATLAEGTWQDFQANVELQHRGIPPASSEEMEEDMRQASEDARCIWDRALPLWELLDEEETNKTKAMFGISLVSNATLKRFGVRYLRTAKSLVFPWFSPRNATLKGLKLVRVEKKGNAIAYLEETLPRIDSYHNLFGLPLIGCRDTELVLTGWELDALALHQAGVASLALPRGTTCLPPTLLPYLEQFKRITLWLGEDLRSWEAAKLFARKLSLKRCSLVRPGNLQPRPLEALNQGLNFTKILRAALPASHKSIISFRQLREEVFGELANTEQVAGIKWVRFPELNKLLKGHRRGELTVFTGPTGSGKTTFISEYALDLCMQGVCTLWGSFEINNVRLAKIMLTQFAGRRLEDQLELYDEWADRFEDLPLYFMTFHGQQNIKTVIGTMQHAVYMYDITHVIIDNLQFMMGQDHLSVDRLIAQDYVVGAFRKFATDNNCHITLVIHPRKEDDEKELQTASIFGSAKERKLTSGPGKRFLQVSKNRFDGDVGIFPLEFSKTSLTFSSSKSKSRLKKVKEEKELLAKKALEGGVGASKKP; translated from the exons ATGGCGCTGGTGCCCCTGCGGCCCGGCAGAGCCGCCGGCCGCCTCCTGCCGGTGTTCTGCGGGGGGACCAGGAGCAAGGGAGCCTCGCTGAGCCCTGGGGTGCCGGGCCGCCTCGGCCAGCGGCGCTACAAGAAGGACGTACTGCCCTCCCCCGAGGGGCCCGTGCCCTCCGTCTCCATCACCGAGATCCGTCAGTACCTGCGGGCCCACGACATCCCCTTCCACGACGGGTACAGCTGCCTGCACACCCCCAGCTTCTTCACCGCCGGCCACGCGGACCAGCCGCCGCAGACAGCCGGCAGTGCCCCGTACACGCTTTTCATTGACAAGACCACGGGCAGCTTCCTGTGCACGGCTACCCTGGCCGAGGGCACCTGGCAGGACTTCCAGGCCAACGTGGAGTTGCAGCACCGTGGTATTCCCCCCGCCAGCTcggaggagatggaggaggacATGCGACAGGCTAGCGAAGATGCGCGCTGCATCTGGGACCGGGCTCTGCcgctctgggagctgctggatgaGGAGGAGACCAACAAGACCAAGGCCATGTTTGGTATCTCCCTGGTGTCAAATGCCACCCTGAAACGCTTTGGGGTGCGTTATCTGAGGACTGCCAAGTCCCTGGTCTTCCCCTGGTTCAGCCCCCGCAATGCAACCCTGAAAGGCCTGAAGCTTGTGAGGGTGGAGAAAAAGGGGAACGCAATAGCTTACCTGGAAGAGACTTTACCCCGCATCGATTCCTATCACAATCTTTTTGGGCTGCCCCTGATCGGCTGCCGAGACACAGAGCTGGTCTTAACTGGGTGGGAGCTGGATGCCCTGGCCTTGCACCAAGCAGGGGTGGCCAGCCTGGCCCTGCCGCGGGGGACCACCTGccttcctcccaccctcctcccctACCTGGAGCAGTTCAAGCGCATCACCCTGTGGCTCGGTGAGGACCTGCGCTCCTGGGAAGCTGCCAAGCTCTTTGCCCGCAAGCTGAGCCTCAAGCGCTGCTCCCTGGTGCGCCCTGGGAACCTGCAGCCCCGGCCCTTGGAGGCTCTGAACCAGGGCCTGAACTTCACCAAGATCCTGcgtgctgccctgcctgccagCCACAAATCCATCATCTCCTTCCGGCAGCTGCGTGAGGAAGTGTTTGGGGAGCTAGCCAACACCGAGCAGGTGGCTGGCATCAAGTGGGTGCGCTTCCCCGAGCTCAACAAGCTCCTCAAAGGGCACCGCAGAGGGGAGCTTACCGTCTTCACAG GCCCGACGGGCAGCGGGAAGACCACCTTTATCAGTGAGTACGCGCTGGACCTGTGCATGCAGGGAGTGTGCACGCTGTGGGGCAGCTTTGAGATCAACAACGTCCGCCTGGCCAAGATCATGTTGACGCAGTTTGCGGGTCGGCGCCTGGAGGACCAGCTGGAGCTGTATGATGAGTGGGCCGATCGCTTTGAGGACCTCCCACTCTACTTCATGACCTTCCATGGCCAGCAGAACATCAA GACGGTGATTGGCACCATGCAGCACGCTGTCTACATGTACGACATCACCCACGTGATCATTGACAACCTCCAGTTCATGATGGGACAGGACCATCTCTCTGTGGACAG GCTCATTGCCCAGGACTACGTTGTTGGTGCCTTCCGCAAGTTTGCCACGGACAACAACTGCCACATCACTCTGGTCATCCATCCCCGCAAGGAGGATGATGAGAAGGAGCTGCAGACAGCCTCCATCTTTGGCTCTGCCAAG GAGCGTAAGCTGACGTCAGGGCCCGGGAAGCGCTTCCTGCAGGTGTCCAAGAATCGCTTTGATGGGGACGTGGGCATCTTCCCTCTGGAGTTCAGCAAGACCTCGCTCACTTTCTCATCCTCCAAAAGCAAGTCCAGGCTGAAGaaggtgaaggaggagaaggagcttTTAGCCAAGAAAGCTCTGGAGGGAGGCGTAGGAGCCTCCAAGAAGCCATGA
- the TWNK gene encoding twinkle protein, mitochondrial isoform X1, giving the protein MALVPLRPGRAAGRLLPVFCGGTRSKGASLSPGVPGRLGQRRYKKDVLPSPEGPVPSVSITEIRQYLRAHDIPFHDGYSCLHTPSFFTAGHADQPPQTAGSAPYTLFIDKTTGSFLCTATLAEGTWQDFQANVELQHRGIPPASSEEMEEDMRQASEDARCIWDRALPLWELLDEEETNKTKAMFGISLVSNATLKRFGVRYLRTAKSLVFPWFSPRNATLKGLKLVRVEKKGNAIAYLEETLPRIDSYHNLFGLPLIGCRDTELVLTGWELDALALHQAGVASLALPRGTTCLPPTLLPYLEQFKRITLWLGEDLRSWEAAKLFARKLSLKRCSLVRPGNLQPRPLEALNQGLNFTKILRAALPASHKSIISFRQLREEVFGELANTEQVAGIKWVRFPELNKLLKGHRRGELTVFTGPTGSGKTTFISEYALDLCMQGVCTLWGSFEINNVRLAKIMLTQFAGRRLEDQLELYDEWADRFEDLPLYFMTFHGQQNIKTVIGTMQHAVYMYDITHVIIDNLQFMMGQDHLSVDRLIAQDYVVGAFRKFATDNNCHITLVIHPRKEDDEKELQTASIFGSAKASQEADNVLILQERKLTSGPGKRFLQVSKNRFDGDVGIFPLEFSKTSLTFSSSKSKSRLKKVKEEKELLAKKALEGGVGASKKP; this is encoded by the exons ATGGCGCTGGTGCCCCTGCGGCCCGGCAGAGCCGCCGGCCGCCTCCTGCCGGTGTTCTGCGGGGGGACCAGGAGCAAGGGAGCCTCGCTGAGCCCTGGGGTGCCGGGCCGCCTCGGCCAGCGGCGCTACAAGAAGGACGTACTGCCCTCCCCCGAGGGGCCCGTGCCCTCCGTCTCCATCACCGAGATCCGTCAGTACCTGCGGGCCCACGACATCCCCTTCCACGACGGGTACAGCTGCCTGCACACCCCCAGCTTCTTCACCGCCGGCCACGCGGACCAGCCGCCGCAGACAGCCGGCAGTGCCCCGTACACGCTTTTCATTGACAAGACCACGGGCAGCTTCCTGTGCACGGCTACCCTGGCCGAGGGCACCTGGCAGGACTTCCAGGCCAACGTGGAGTTGCAGCACCGTGGTATTCCCCCCGCCAGCTcggaggagatggaggaggacATGCGACAGGCTAGCGAAGATGCGCGCTGCATCTGGGACCGGGCTCTGCcgctctgggagctgctggatgaGGAGGAGACCAACAAGACCAAGGCCATGTTTGGTATCTCCCTGGTGTCAAATGCCACCCTGAAACGCTTTGGGGTGCGTTATCTGAGGACTGCCAAGTCCCTGGTCTTCCCCTGGTTCAGCCCCCGCAATGCAACCCTGAAAGGCCTGAAGCTTGTGAGGGTGGAGAAAAAGGGGAACGCAATAGCTTACCTGGAAGAGACTTTACCCCGCATCGATTCCTATCACAATCTTTTTGGGCTGCCCCTGATCGGCTGCCGAGACACAGAGCTGGTCTTAACTGGGTGGGAGCTGGATGCCCTGGCCTTGCACCAAGCAGGGGTGGCCAGCCTGGCCCTGCCGCGGGGGACCACCTGccttcctcccaccctcctcccctACCTGGAGCAGTTCAAGCGCATCACCCTGTGGCTCGGTGAGGACCTGCGCTCCTGGGAAGCTGCCAAGCTCTTTGCCCGCAAGCTGAGCCTCAAGCGCTGCTCCCTGGTGCGCCCTGGGAACCTGCAGCCCCGGCCCTTGGAGGCTCTGAACCAGGGCCTGAACTTCACCAAGATCCTGcgtgctgccctgcctgccagCCACAAATCCATCATCTCCTTCCGGCAGCTGCGTGAGGAAGTGTTTGGGGAGCTAGCCAACACCGAGCAGGTGGCTGGCATCAAGTGGGTGCGCTTCCCCGAGCTCAACAAGCTCCTCAAAGGGCACCGCAGAGGGGAGCTTACCGTCTTCACAG GCCCGACGGGCAGCGGGAAGACCACCTTTATCAGTGAGTACGCGCTGGACCTGTGCATGCAGGGAGTGTGCACGCTGTGGGGCAGCTTTGAGATCAACAACGTCCGCCTGGCCAAGATCATGTTGACGCAGTTTGCGGGTCGGCGCCTGGAGGACCAGCTGGAGCTGTATGATGAGTGGGCCGATCGCTTTGAGGACCTCCCACTCTACTTCATGACCTTCCATGGCCAGCAGAACATCAA GACGGTGATTGGCACCATGCAGCACGCTGTCTACATGTACGACATCACCCACGTGATCATTGACAACCTCCAGTTCATGATGGGACAGGACCATCTCTCTGTGGACAG GCTCATTGCCCAGGACTACGTTGTTGGTGCCTTCCGCAAGTTTGCCACGGACAACAACTGCCACATCACTCTGGTCATCCATCCCCGCAAGGAGGATGATGAGAAGGAGCTGCAGACAGCCTCCATCTTTGGCTCTGCCAAG GCCAGCCAGGAGGCCGACAACGTCCTCATCCTGCAGGAGCGTAAGCTGACGTCAGGGCCCGGGAAGCGCTTCCTGCAGGTGTCCAAGAATCGCTTTGATGGGGACGTGGGCATCTTCCCTCTGGAGTTCAGCAAGACCTCGCTCACTTTCTCATCCTCCAAAAGCAAGTCCAGGCTGAAGaaggtgaaggaggagaaggagcttTTAGCCAAGAAAGCTCTGGAGGGAGGCGTAGGAGCCTCCAAGAAGCCATGA